From Paraburkholderia flava, a single genomic window includes:
- a CDS encoding GAF domain-containing protein, with translation MTGTNHASAFHAIERIARMQQEQQPAGHADLVWNEFERGLTEAFGQKLFTVLAYDEASSRLGRLHSNRLDINPIGGLKRVTQSRWSDQVLRHGEIFIGSTREDIQAVFSEYRVLWSIGCESVLNIPVRKNGVTLGTMNLLGEAGLYDDADLAVALVFAQLAVSPLEDQVHRLRGLDDPEFMEQV, from the coding sequence GTGACCGGTACCAACCACGCATCCGCTTTCCATGCGATCGAACGCATTGCACGGATGCAGCAGGAACAGCAGCCGGCCGGCCACGCCGATCTCGTGTGGAACGAGTTCGAGCGTGGCCTTACCGAAGCCTTCGGACAGAAGCTCTTCACGGTGCTGGCTTATGACGAAGCGTCGAGCCGGCTCGGACGTTTGCATAGCAATCGACTCGACATCAATCCAATCGGCGGTCTCAAGCGGGTGACGCAAAGCCGCTGGTCGGATCAGGTGCTTCGGCACGGCGAGATATTCATCGGCTCGACGCGCGAAGACATTCAGGCGGTGTTCTCGGAGTATCGGGTGCTGTGGTCGATCGGATGCGAAAGCGTGCTGAACATTCCTGTGCGCAAGAACGGTGTCACGCTGGGTACGATGAACCTGCTCGGCGAGGCGGGCCTGTATGACGATGCCGATCTTGCCGTGGCGCTCGTGTTCGCGCAGCTGGCCGTTTCACCGCTCGAAGACCAGGTTCACAGGCTGCGCGGTCTCGACGATCCGGAATTCATGGAACAGGTGTAG
- a CDS encoding MFS transporter, with translation MSPIAARLERLPFSRFHFKLLLMGGLGFMFEAIDAAIIAFILPVVRTRWHLTSFETGLLGSSTYVGFLVGALFAGLLGDRFGRRVVMMWALTFFCVLTFANAFVNDWHTFALLRAVAGIGMGAEGAIIAPFLVEFVSNRYRGAFTAALAGFFSFGFVAAALIGYFVIPLNPEGWRIALVIVSLPVVVLLWWRRSLHESPRWLEIRGRHAEAEAVVSDIERQVERSGVTLPPVVPVAGSIADLDQAGSFFGNLKLLWKPPLARTTLMTWCLWLSVTFCSYAFFVWIPGLLVQHGMTITKSFSISIVIYLAQIPGYYSSAYFCEKLGRKATIVAYMAMACIAGLWLANAGSDTSIVLASVFMSFAMNGVNAGEYAYTPEVFPTHLRATGMGTASAFGRIGAICSPMLVGYIYPLWGFAGVFGMTTIILLIGALAVIILGVSTSGKTLEEISETEYGLARSDAQGAAFRTAK, from the coding sequence ATGTCTCCGATTGCCGCCCGGCTCGAACGCCTGCCGTTCAGCCGGTTTCACTTCAAGCTGCTGTTGATGGGCGGTCTGGGCTTCATGTTCGAAGCGATCGACGCAGCCATCATCGCGTTCATCCTGCCCGTCGTTCGCACGCGCTGGCATCTGACGAGTTTCGAAACGGGTCTGCTCGGCAGCAGCACGTATGTTGGCTTTCTGGTCGGCGCGCTGTTTGCCGGCCTGCTCGGGGATCGCTTCGGGCGTCGCGTCGTGATGATGTGGGCGCTGACGTTTTTCTGCGTGCTGACGTTCGCCAACGCGTTCGTGAACGACTGGCATACCTTTGCGCTGCTGCGGGCGGTGGCCGGCATCGGTATGGGCGCTGAAGGGGCGATCATCGCGCCGTTCCTCGTCGAGTTCGTCAGCAACCGTTATCGGGGCGCATTTACCGCTGCGTTGGCCGGCTTCTTCTCGTTCGGCTTCGTGGCCGCCGCGTTGATCGGTTACTTCGTGATTCCGCTGAATCCCGAAGGCTGGCGCATCGCGCTCGTGATCGTGTCGCTTCCTGTCGTCGTGCTGCTGTGGTGGCGGCGTTCGCTGCACGAGTCGCCGCGCTGGCTCGAGATTCGCGGGCGTCATGCCGAGGCCGAAGCGGTGGTGTCGGACATCGAGCGGCAGGTCGAACGCTCGGGCGTGACGTTGCCGCCGGTGGTGCCCGTCGCGGGCAGCATCGCGGATCTGGATCAAGCGGGTTCCTTCTTCGGCAACCTGAAGCTGCTGTGGAAACCACCGCTCGCCAGAACGACGCTGATGACCTGGTGCCTGTGGCTGTCGGTGACGTTCTGCTCGTACGCGTTCTTCGTGTGGATTCCGGGCCTGCTCGTTCAGCACGGGATGACGATCACGAAGAGCTTTTCGATCTCGATCGTGATCTACCTCGCGCAGATTCCGGGCTACTACTCGTCGGCGTATTTCTGCGAAAAGCTCGGGCGCAAGGCGACGATCGTCGCGTACATGGCGATGGCGTGTATCGCCGGGCTCTGGCTGGCCAATGCGGGCAGCGACACGTCGATCGTGCTCGCGTCGGTCTTCATGTCCTTCGCGATGAACGGCGTGAACGCGGGCGAATATGCGTACACGCCCGAGGTATTTCCGACTCATCTGCGCGCAACCGGGATGGGCACGGCCTCCGCATTCGGCCGCATCGGGGCGATCTGCTCGCCGATGCTGGTCGGCTATATCTATCCGCTGTGGGGCTTCGCCGGCGTGTTCGGGATGACGACCATCATTCTGCTGATCGGTGCGCTCGCCGTGATCATCCTCGGCGTATCGACGAGCGGCAAAACGCTCGAGGAAATTTCCGAAACCGAATACGGCCTCGCGCGTTCCGATGCGCAGGGCGCCGCATTTCGAACCGCGAAATAA